CTATCCCTCCATAAGGAGCACTTCAGGTCCGGGATAGTGCTCATCGGCCACAGCAGGGGAGGCCTGATCGCGCGGCGATATCTTTCCAGAGGGGACGGGAGAGTGCGTGGTCTCGTCACGCTCGCCACTCCCCATCGAGGCAGCAAAATGGCGCAATGGGCGGGCCAACTCGCGCCGCTCGCGGCCCTCCTGAGCCCTTTCCTGTCTGATGCGGAAAGGGGGACGCTCGCCTACACGATCAAGAAGATCGCGGAGTTTCTCACCGGCAGGGCGGTCAGGGAACTGCTCCCCGGGTCACCGTTTTTTCAATCGCTTGATGACAAGGTGCCCGGCGGGGTGGAGTTCTTTTCTGCCGGCGGGACGCATCCGACCCTTCTTCGCGTCTACCGTCTGGTCCTCATCGCAGAAGGCGAACAGGAGAGGATCGCCTCGGTGCGGAAAGTTCTCTCTGCCCCCGATATCCTCCGCAAGATCATCCCCGGCCGTTTCTTCCCCGCCGAGATGACGAGGGGCAGGGGTGACGGTCTCGTTTCGACCGAGAGCTCCTGCCTCCCGTGGGCGGGGAAGCATCGCCTCTATGACGTTAACCATGCCGGGATCCTCTTCGATGAGAAGGTCAGGGCTGACGCAAAAGACTTTCTCAATAGACTGACGTGAGGTGAGACTTTACGGATTAATGAGATTTGCCACAGAGTACACAGAGGTCACAGAGAGGGAGGCGAGAGAAGTC
This sequence is a window from Thermodesulfovibrionales bacterium. Protein-coding genes within it:
- a CDS encoding alpha/beta fold hydrolase, which gives rise to MLYHKPVNFDTVLKRGKADKPAVIFVHGLGMDKRMWVSPEESRILGGRFPLSVLVSEEPQPQAVRRDGGGAVTKKLSLGIPPGDPSTLFHSLSEQGFTALAWSQKRPSAVIDVAVSELSEVLSLHKEHFRSGIVLIGHSRGGLIARRYLSRGDGRVRGLVTLATPHRGSKMAQWAGQLAPLAALLSPFLSDAERGTLAYTIKKIAEFLTGRAVRELLPGSPFFQSLDDKVPGGVEFFSAGGTHPTLLRVYRLVLIAEGEQERIASVRKVLSAPDILRKIIPGRFFPAEMTRGRGDGLVSTESSCLPWAGKHRLYDVNHAGILFDEKVRADAKDFLNRLT